Proteins from a genomic interval of Capsicum annuum cultivar UCD-10X-F1 chromosome 4, UCD10Xv1.1, whole genome shotgun sequence:
- the LOC107868051 gene encoding nuclear matrix constituent protein 1 isoform X2, translating to MSTPARKVFSGWTLTPRSDLGKKTVSKGKDVVFMGSEQKGLSSIQDSGDTVDKVLLLDKVSNLENELVDYQYNMGLLLIEKKEWSGKLEEMKQALNQANEAYKRECTAHLIALSEVEKREENLRKALGVENQCVRELEKELREMRSQNAESKYVADSRLDEAKALATIVEENSLQVELKLRAADAKIAEVNRKSSDVERKLHDVEAQENALRRERSSFNSEREAHESALSKHREELQEWERKLKEGEERLADARTLLNQREQRANENDSVLRQKQNDLEDEQKKIDIANSVLRKKEVDVSSRLASLAIKEKELEDVRKSLEIKKEELDELQEKLNAKEREEIQKLMDEHRAILQSKEEEFELEMRQRHTSLDEELKSKMIELEKKEAEVNHTDEKIRKREQALEKKNDKTKEKEKDIELKLKAFEEREKSLKNDEKKLETEKKRILTEKDSLLALRVELENERAELEKQQLRINEEIEQLKITEDEKMEHARLQSELKQEIDKCRLLRHTLLKEAEDLKQEKERFEKEWEELDEKRSEIKEELREVNELKKKFEKLRHAEKERLNKEKLETETYVQRELEALKVAQETFAATMDHERSLLAEKTQSEKIQMRHDFERQKGELESEMQWKREEMESALHEQEKLFVEERQRELSNVYNLREVAHKEMEEMKSESVRLEKEKQEISANKMHLAEQQLEMKKDIDVLDGLSRKLKDQREAFAKERESFIDFVKKQESCSSCGEGIRIFELSDLQVLNDVEDFEAPALRSVAQEYLTDSLQDTLGRANNVLSPGALNSGSMASAGTMSWLRKCTSKLLKFSPGKKIEHPASQDLVGGSSLEEKFVGELPDAVSKKDQLDLAVSLNDTFDDQKLQRDNSVREVEAGQDIPEDSQHSNMKSVRKGRGKNRKTGPANSKAAGEKIIIGEILKESENMQVNGGLEASINVNEERQKTSSLLGEARSKTRKRTRVHASRGTASEFDGSHSDGQSDSVTATSKRKRRQKAAPAVQILGEKRYNLRRHGS from the exons ATGTCTACACCGGCGAGGAAGGTTTTTTCAGGGTGGACGTTGACACCAAGAAGCGATCTGGGTAAGAAGACTGTTTCAAAGGGTAAAGATGTTGTGTTTATGGGTTCTGAACAAAAGGGTTTGTCATCAATTCAAGATTCTGGTGATACTGTTGACAAAGTTTTGTTACTTGATAAGGTGTCAAATCTTGAAAATGAG CTTGTTGACTATCAATACAATATGGGCCTTCTTTTGATTGAGAAAAAGGAGTGGTCTGGTAAGCTTGAAGAAATGAAGCAAGCCTTAAATCAAGCAAATGAGGCCTATAAAAGAGAATGTACAGCTCACTTAATTGCTCTATCTGAAGTGGAGAAGCGGGAGGAGAATTTGAGGAAGGCATTGGGTGTTGAGAACCAATGTGTGCGTGAG TTAGAGAAGGAATTGCGTGAGATGCGTTCTCAGAATGCAGAGAGTAAATATGTAGCTGATTCGAGATTAGACGAGGCAAAGGCATTGGCTACTATTGTTGAAGAGAATTCACTACAAGTAGAATTGAAATTGCGTGCAGCTGACGCCAAGATTGCCGAGGTGAATAGAAAAAGTTCAGATGTTGAGAGGAAACTACATGATGTTGAGGCTCAAGAAAATGCACTTAGAAGAGAACGCTCCTCTTTCAATTCCGA GCGTGAAGCTCATGAAAGTGCACTGTCTAAACACAGAGAAGAGTTGCAAGAATGGGAAAGAAAACTAAAGGAAGGAGAAGAGAGGCTAGCTGATGCCAGAACATTGCTCAACCAAAGAGAGCAGCGAGCAAATGAGAATGACAGCGTTTTGAGGCAGAAGCAGAATGATCTTGAAGATGAGCAGAAGAAAATTGACATAGCTAACTCAGTTTTGAGGAAGAAAGAAGTTGATGTGAGCAGCCGACTAGCTAGCCTTGCTATTAAGGAGAAG GAACTTGAGGATGTGCGAAAGAGCCTGGAGATAAAAAAGGAAGAACTAGATGAACTACAGGAAAAGCTAAATGCAAAAGAAAGA GAGGAGATTCAAAAGCTAATGGATGAACACAGAGCTATCCTGCAATCTAAGGAAGAGGAGTTTGAATTGGAAATGAGGCAGAGACATACATCACTAGATGAGGAACTGAAAAGCAAGATGATTGAACTGGAGAAGAAGGAAGCTGAAGTTAATCATACTGacgaaaaaataagaaaacgagAACAGgcacttgaaaagaaaaatgacaaaactaaagagaaggagaaggataTTGAATTGAAGCTGAAAGCATTTGAGGAAAGGGAGAAGTCTCTGAAGAATGATGAGAAAAAATTGGAAACTGAAAAAAAGCGTATATTAACTGAGAAGGATAGTTTACTGGCTTTAagggttgaacttgagaatgaaagagctgaacttGAAAAACAACAGCTCAGGATTAATGAGGAAATTGAGCAGCTTAAAATAACCGAAGATGAGAAAATGGAACATGCTCGCCTTCAATCAGAACTGAAGCAGGAGATAGACAAGTGCAGACTTTTACGACACACTCTTCTGAAGGAAGCTGAGGATTTAAAGCAGGAGAAAGAGAGATTTGAGAAAGAATGGGAAGAACTGGATGAGAAAAGATCTGAGATCAAGGAGGAGTTGCGGGAAGTTAAtgaattgaaaaagaaatttgaaaaactgCGGCACGCTGAGAAGGAAAGGTTGAACAAGGAGAAGCTGGAAACAGAAACTTATGTTCAGAGAGAGTTGGAAGCCCTTAAAGTGGCACAAGAGACATTTGCAGCTACAATGGATCATGAGAGATCATTATTAGCTGAGAAAACTCAAAGTGAGAAAATCCAAATGCGTCATGATTTCGAAAGACAAAAAGGAGAACTTGAGAGTGAAATGCAGTGGAAGCGGGAGGAAATGGAGTCTGCTCTGCATGAGCAGGAGAAACTCTTTGTGGAAGAGAGGCAGAGGGAGCTCAGCAATGTTTACAATTTAAGGGAAGTTGCTCATAAGGAAATGGAAGAGATGAAATCAGAAAGTGTTAGGCTAGAGAAAGAAAAACAGGAAATTTCTGCAAACAAGATGCATCTTGCGGAACAACAGTTAGAgatgaaaaaagatattgatgTGCTCGATGGTTTAAGCAGGAAGTTGAAGGATCAAAGGGAAGCTTTTGCAAAGGAAAGGGAGAGTTTCATTGATTTTGTCAAGAAGCAGGAGAGTTGCAGCTCATGTGGAGAGGGAATTCGTATATTTGAGCTTTCTGACCTTCAAGTTCTAAATGATGTGGAGGATTTTGAGGCCCCTGCCCTGCGAAGTGTTGCACAGGAATATTTAACGGATAGTCTCCAGGACACACTTGGAAGGGCTAACAACGTGTTGTCCCCTGGTGCTCTTAATTCAGGATCTATGGCTTCTGCCGGAACTATGTCGTGGCTTCGAAAATGTACATCAAAGCTTCTGAAATTCTCACCAGGTAAGAAAATTGAGCATCCTGCATCTCAAGATCTTGTTGGTGGATCTTCTCTGGAAGAGAAATTTGTTGGTGAGTTGCCTGATGCGGTGTCAAAGAAAGATCAACTAGATCTGGCTGTCTCCCTCAATGATACGTTTGATGACCAGAAACTTCAAAGAGATAACAGTGTTAGAGAGGTGGAAGCTGGCCAAGATATTCCTGAAGACTCTCAGCATTCTAACATGAAATCTGTCAGAAAAGGGCGTGGCAAAAATAGGAAGACAGGTCCGGCTAATTCAAAAGCGGCAGGTGAAAAAATTATCATTGGAGAAATTCTTAAGGAGTCTGAGAATATGCAAGTCAATGGAGGTTTGGAGGCCTCAATTAATGTGAATGAGGAGAGACAAAAAACATCAAGTCTCTTGGGTGAAGCGCGAAGTAAGACCAGAAAGCGTACACGCGTCCATGCATCACGTGGAACTGCAAGTGAATTTGATGGAAGTCATAGTGATGGACAGTCAGATAGTGTGACAGCCACCAGTAAGAGGAAGAGGAGACAAAAGGCTGCCCCAGCTGTGCAGATTCTCGGTGAAAAAAGATACAATCTCCGCCGTCACGGAAG